One Sphingobacteruim zhuxiongii DNA window includes the following coding sequences:
- a CDS encoding RNA polymerase sigma factor, with protein MSKKILQTDDELLDAFLREGSLAYLGDLYQRHSEMVYYVCLRYFKDTERSRDAVMQIFEELIGKVKKQEIQDFPRWLYVVSKNHCLMALRSAKSKPEIVTNDFVEFAANLHQEENFQEREDQLSQLERCIDRLIEKQQQSIRLFFIEEKCYKEVAEITGYSMNDVKSAIQNGKRNLKICMERAEHE; from the coding sequence TTGTCGAAAAAGATATTACAAACAGACGATGAGTTATTAGATGCCTTCTTAAGGGAGGGCAGTCTCGCGTATCTAGGCGACCTCTATCAACGCCATAGCGAGATGGTCTATTACGTATGCTTACGATACTTTAAAGACACTGAGCGCAGCAGAGATGCTGTCATGCAAATATTCGAGGAATTAATAGGAAAGGTTAAGAAGCAGGAAATTCAAGATTTCCCGCGTTGGCTTTATGTCGTCAGTAAGAATCATTGCTTGATGGCACTACGAAGCGCTAAAAGTAAACCCGAAATTGTTACAAATGATTTTGTGGAATTTGCCGCAAACTTGCATCAGGAAGAAAACTTTCAAGAACGCGAGGATCAATTATCGCAATTAGAACGTTGTATTGATCGGTTGATTGAAAAGCAGCAGCAAAGTATCCGCTTGTTTTTTATTGAGGAAAAATGCTATAAAGAGGTTGCTGAGATTACAGGTTATAGTATGAATGATGTGAAGAGCGCGATTCAAAACGGAAAACGCAATCTTAAAATTTGTATGGAAAGGGCAGAGCATGAGTAA
- a CDS encoding energy transducer TonB family protein: MSNQFDIAYLRRYVNGELSSSEMYAIEKASHQDEMLMDLILGLEEEKRSGITADAKDLHAAIYDRSHPNTTVRMFPYKSLGIAASLLLFLGIGTIWYLNRPKESDELDMAAADVATSAPEDSTLNSIDLDSIDSGDTSETLIAAIPEIRDAQATELSQSKQVRSREKTEAQKKDLSLSPDLFIDTSRLVPDQMIAKRDTKLAKKRTQLASANNPNVINLQGSMAKISVAPQAEIMEERLASPQDFKRIITGEVIDRESGYPIPQATVRNIKTNEVVVTDSSGSFVMPTSLESTELEILSIGYQSTRILAKNQQRISLSPEYETLDEVVVSGYSANKNKTKSEPLVGWKAYKRYINDNTKESLFGKGSVTLVFDVSNFGRPIDISVVKSANPSLDQQAVQIIKNGPDWKKGNDGKRIEIKISFK, encoded by the coding sequence ATGAGTAATCAATTTGATATCGCTTATTTACGTAGGTATGTGAACGGAGAATTAAGTTCCTCCGAGATGTACGCTATTGAGAAAGCGTCTCATCAAGATGAAATGCTCATGGATCTAATCTTAGGTCTTGAAGAAGAGAAGCGGTCAGGAATTACCGCAGACGCGAAAGACCTTCATGCTGCCATCTACGATCGCAGTCACCCGAATACTACCGTTCGAATGTTTCCTTATAAATCCCTAGGTATCGCTGCTTCGTTGCTCCTTTTCCTAGGAATAGGCACCATCTGGTATTTAAATCGACCAAAAGAGTCGGATGAACTAGATATGGCTGCAGCGGATGTAGCAACTTCAGCACCTGAAGACAGCACATTAAACAGTATTGATTTAGACAGTATTGATTCTGGTGATACAAGTGAAACTTTGATAGCAGCAATACCAGAAATACGCGATGCGCAGGCCACCGAATTGAGCCAATCTAAGCAAGTGCGTTCGAGAGAAAAAACCGAAGCGCAGAAAAAGGATCTCAGTTTAAGTCCAGATCTATTTATTGATACATCACGTTTAGTCCCGGATCAGATGATTGCTAAACGGGACACCAAACTCGCTAAAAAAAGAACACAGCTAGCGTCAGCCAACAATCCTAATGTGATTAACCTGCAAGGGAGCATGGCAAAAATAAGCGTCGCCCCTCAGGCTGAAATCATGGAGGAACGGCTAGCAAGTCCGCAAGATTTCAAACGTATCATTACCGGCGAGGTGATTGACCGAGAATCGGGCTACCCAATTCCCCAAGCGACTGTAAGAAATATAAAAACAAATGAAGTTGTTGTTACGGACTCATCCGGAAGTTTTGTTATGCCGACATCGCTAGAGTCTACTGAACTGGAGATTCTATCTATTGGTTATCAATCAACGCGCATATTAGCGAAGAATCAACAAAGAATTAGCTTATCTCCTGAATATGAAACGCTAGACGAGGTGGTCGTTAGTGGCTATTCAGCCAATAAAAATAAAACAAAATCTGAACCTCTCGTTGGATGGAAAGCCTATAAGCGATACATTAACGACAACACGAAAGAATCCTTATTTGGGAAAGGAAGCGTGACCCTTGTCTTTGACGTTTCGAACTTTGGTCGCCCAATCGACATTAGCGTTGTAAAATCTGCGAACCCATCACTAGACCAACAAGCGGTACAAATCATTAAGAATGGTCCTGATTGGAAAAAAGGCAACGATGGAAAACGTATTGAGATAAAGATATCCTTCAAATAA
- the tsaD gene encoding tRNA (adenosine(37)-N6)-threonylcarbamoyltransferase complex transferase subunit TsaD, which translates to MAIILGIESSCDETSASICIDGEIRSNIIASQAIHAKYGGVVPELASRAHQQNIIPTVDQAILQAKVSKKDIDAVAFTRGPGLLGALLVGTSFAKSFALAMDVPLIEVNHMQAHILAHFIDQPKPAFPFLCLTVSGGHTQIVLVKDYFEMELLGETLDDAAGEAFDKTAKILNLPYPGGPLIDKHAKDGDPTAFKLPEPQIPELNFSFSGLKTAILYLVQAEIKKNPNFLAERMDDLCASVQDRIVSILLNKLKKAAKQTGVKDIAIAGGVSANSGLRSSLLAMGEKYKWNVFIPKFEYCTDNAAMIAIAGYHKFLKKDFVGQDISPLARMHV; encoded by the coding sequence ATGGCAATCATACTCGGTATAGAATCATCGTGTGATGAAACTTCCGCATCTATTTGTATAGACGGCGAAATTCGATCAAATATTATTGCAAGTCAAGCAATCCATGCGAAATACGGAGGGGTAGTGCCTGAGTTAGCGTCCCGTGCTCATCAACAAAATATTATTCCTACGGTAGATCAAGCCATTCTTCAAGCAAAAGTAAGTAAAAAAGATATAGATGCAGTGGCTTTTACTCGCGGACCTGGACTTTTAGGTGCTTTATTAGTTGGGACCTCCTTTGCAAAATCTTTCGCATTAGCAATGGATGTACCCCTAATTGAGGTTAATCATATGCAAGCGCACATATTAGCGCACTTTATCGACCAGCCAAAACCAGCGTTCCCATTTTTATGCTTGACTGTTTCTGGTGGTCATACACAGATTGTACTGGTCAAGGATTACTTTGAGATGGAACTACTTGGGGAAACTTTAGACGATGCAGCGGGAGAGGCATTCGATAAAACGGCGAAGATTTTGAATTTGCCTTATCCTGGAGGACCATTAATTGATAAACACGCTAAAGACGGAGATCCGACGGCATTCAAATTGCCAGAACCTCAAATACCGGAACTCAATTTTAGTTTTTCAGGTCTTAAAACGGCAATTCTATACCTCGTTCAAGCGGAAATAAAGAAAAACCCAAACTTCCTTGCGGAACGTATGGACGATTTATGTGCATCCGTACAAGACCGTATTGTTTCCATTCTTTTAAACAAATTGAAAAAGGCAGCCAAGCAAACCGGTGTTAAAGACATCGCTATTGCAGGTGGTGTGTCCGCCAATTCTGGATTAAGAAGTTCATTATTAGCAATGGGCGAAAAATATAAATGGAATGTCTTTATTCCAAAGTTTGAATATTGTACGGATAATGCTGCAATGATTGCAATTGCAGGATATCATAAATTCCTAAAAAAAGACTTTGTAGGGCAGGATATTTCGCCATTAGCGAGAATGCATGTTTAG
- a CDS encoding translocation/assembly module TamB domain-containing protein: MLCLVVFSLQFASVQTFVTQRVAKYLSSELNAKVELKHIYFRPFDQLSLTEFKISDQKGTPILAVEELKANLMLRHFLQNKIVVEDLELHKAYVDFQVYKDSSNIKFLLDYFAPKKKNVTAKQTPLELQLHNLRLFDNHIRIVNHNQKHHNKGVDFSDIELKNLNLDLANIKFDSTSLRTEIKRLSLVEKSGFEIKKLSSKAFISGKSMEFDQLNLQTNQSRVGRYLKFTYDRFSDFGDFIKKVQIAGTMDDVYVDSRDIEYFAPSMKSVQFTASVPQATVDGTVDDLKTTNALIKTGNETVLRGDFRIKGLPDINKTIFDFDAEDLQTSAKDLELIIPKLAKRNRFSLPQELHKLGLIKFAGSFNGLYNLFDVKGNFDTKLGAIRTESKIDIQKDILYQGHIASNQFQLGELIKSKTLKSTALAFNFDGSSFDFDKMSLQLDGGLRNLQFGNYQYDSIEVSGLLDQKFVDVSGLIRDSNAQLSYDAKIDFQSDETSYDVAAEVDLINLKKMGLVEKDSIVIFNSQINTHLSGNNLNNLNGEVEAEQINMRTSKGDFRVDDLFFSADGTQADRLLTLRSNVLDAEMKGIIDLNTLIPYFNALAMRYAPAIGLNLEPYNPQIFDLQVNVKSFEPVSAFLDPTLTLDDGASLEAHFSSEDFTAEFTAFSPFVRYQGINVQNIHVRENADQKAFSLDITADKLFLSDSLFVNDIEINNVLSNDSLLFSINGAKETDLNYLRLNGDIHFAHNKPAFIHFNKSSIVINRESWALNTDAEMRVSKGKFYLKNLIASQGQQKVAFNGVLSNEDDKLEVNFSKFNLTSLEAFLKPIGIRLIGELNGDIELHSVFKKPYLSANVQTSPLVYNQIPIGQLRLIADFDPETKQANLDLQLLDELNKGLKLGGTYQIGGDAQELNLKGSLNQMELILFQPFVRSLTSQLQGKMNAEIQIGGSLKHPEFNGISKIEYASFNVNYLKTSYNLSNQTVLLDKNNIMLSNLTFNDHKGHQAVANGIVNLNKLSNPYIDVDVVTKNTMILNTTYKDNNLYFGTAYATGTFRFKGATSAIDINIKARSEDNTAITIPFNSAMTVTDSDFIYFVSNDSSKNKQQESKYLLKGMTMNMDLELTPTAEVNLQTDLGSLKGNGTGEITLKVSSLGDFEMFGDYTVNSGKFHFTAQDFFNKFFDIKQGGTIRWTGSPSGANINMTAIYQQRTSISPLYNAAGRSGQDERVMAQADMNIKGTLSQPDVSFDLNFPQTPYVKDELQAYLSDANNVNQQALSLIVRRSFTASSNNELGREVNNTLLSAGTEIAFNQLNNILAQSLKIDFLDFNIRSLNDASASFRFFNDRLVLTGGIVDRRNVQTTDLTFFSNKVATDAELTFKLRRDGNLMFRAYNRLNTRNILFTPTDDYINAVGLIYRQEFNTLGEFWRKLWNWSGNRSDLPLSTSPSLDSVKTERN, encoded by the coding sequence TTGCTTTGCCTTGTGGTATTCAGTCTGCAATTTGCATCTGTGCAAACATTTGTAACACAACGTGTCGCTAAATATCTCTCTAGCGAACTAAACGCTAAAGTAGAACTCAAGCATATTTATTTTCGCCCATTTGATCAATTATCGTTAACTGAATTCAAGATTTCAGATCAAAAAGGAACACCTATACTTGCTGTAGAGGAGCTCAAAGCTAATTTGATGCTACGCCATTTCCTTCAGAACAAAATCGTTGTGGAAGACTTGGAATTGCATAAAGCATACGTCGACTTCCAGGTGTATAAGGACAGTTCCAATATCAAATTCCTGCTAGATTACTTTGCGCCAAAAAAGAAAAACGTCACAGCTAAGCAAACCCCATTAGAACTACAACTACATAATCTTAGACTGTTCGACAACCATATCAGGATAGTAAATCATAACCAAAAACATCACAACAAAGGGGTTGACTTTTCAGACATTGAACTCAAAAACTTAAATCTTGATCTGGCGAACATCAAGTTTGATTCGACATCCCTTAGAACAGAAATCAAAAGGCTTTCACTCGTTGAAAAATCTGGTTTTGAGATCAAGAAGCTTTCTTCAAAAGCATTCATTAGTGGTAAATCAATGGAGTTTGATCAACTTAATTTACAAACTAATCAATCTAGAGTTGGTCGCTATCTGAAATTCACTTACGATCGATTTAGCGATTTTGGAGATTTTATCAAGAAGGTGCAGATCGCCGGAACGATGGATGATGTTTATGTCGATTCTCGCGATATCGAATACTTTGCTCCTTCGATGAAGTCTGTACAATTTACAGCCTCAGTCCCCCAAGCAACAGTTGACGGAACGGTAGACGATTTAAAAACGACGAACGCATTAATAAAAACTGGGAATGAAACTGTCTTACGTGGTGACTTTCGTATTAAAGGGCTGCCAGACATCAACAAAACGATTTTTGACTTCGATGCTGAAGACCTTCAAACCTCAGCAAAAGACCTTGAATTGATCATCCCTAAACTTGCAAAGCGGAACCGCTTTTCACTGCCTCAGGAACTTCATAAGTTAGGCTTAATAAAATTTGCAGGCTCCTTCAATGGATTATATAATCTCTTTGACGTCAAGGGGAATTTTGACACTAAACTTGGCGCCATACGAACAGAAAGTAAGATTGATATCCAAAAAGACATTCTTTATCAAGGGCATATTGCCTCAAATCAATTTCAATTAGGTGAGCTAATTAAAAGTAAGACGTTAAAATCAACCGCGTTAGCCTTTAATTTTGATGGCAGCAGTTTTGATTTTGATAAAATGAGTCTACAATTAGATGGCGGACTCCGTAATTTACAATTTGGGAATTACCAATATGATAGTATTGAGGTTTCTGGCTTGTTGGATCAAAAATTTGTTGATGTTTCCGGTTTGATTCGGGATTCAAACGCTCAATTAAGTTACGATGCGAAGATTGACTTCCAATCAGATGAAACAAGCTACGATGTGGCGGCGGAAGTAGACTTGATCAATCTAAAGAAAATGGGGCTAGTTGAGAAAGATAGTATTGTCATTTTCAATTCGCAAATTAACACACATCTTAGCGGTAACAACTTAAATAATTTGAACGGCGAGGTTGAAGCCGAGCAAATTAATATGCGTACATCGAAAGGCGACTTTCGAGTAGACGATTTATTCTTTTCGGCAGATGGTACGCAAGCGGATCGGCTTTTGACTTTGCGTTCCAATGTACTCGATGCTGAAATGAAGGGCATTATCGACTTGAATACGTTAATCCCCTATTTCAATGCTTTGGCAATGCGCTATGCCCCAGCGATTGGATTGAATTTAGAGCCTTACAATCCTCAAATATTCGATTTACAGGTTAATGTAAAATCCTTCGAACCCGTTTCAGCATTTTTAGATCCAACATTAACGCTCGACGACGGCGCTTCATTGGAAGCACATTTCTCGTCGGAAGATTTTACCGCCGAATTTACGGCCTTTAGTCCTTTCGTTCGATATCAGGGTATTAATGTACAGAACATTCATGTTCGCGAAAATGCAGATCAGAAGGCATTCTCATTGGATATCACTGCAGACAAGCTGTTCTTGAGTGATAGTTTATTTGTAAATGATATAGAGATTAACAATGTGCTATCCAACGACAGCCTTTTGTTCAGTATAAATGGAGCAAAAGAAACTGACTTGAATTATTTGCGGTTAAATGGTGATATACATTTCGCACACAATAAGCCTGCTTTTATCCATTTCAACAAATCATCAATCGTTATAAATCGCGAATCATGGGCATTGAACACGGATGCTGAGATGCGTGTATCGAAAGGGAAATTCTATTTAAAAAATTTAATCGCCAGTCAGGGCCAACAAAAAGTAGCCTTCAATGGTGTACTATCCAATGAAGACGATAAGCTGGAAGTAAACTTTAGCAAATTTAATTTAACCTCGCTGGAAGCATTTTTAAAACCAATTGGCATACGCCTCATTGGAGAGTTAAATGGGGATATTGAACTCCATTCCGTTTTCAAGAAGCCATACCTCTCTGCCAATGTTCAGACTAGCCCATTGGTATACAATCAAATTCCTATTGGTCAACTGCGTTTAATTGCTGATTTTGACCCAGAAACCAAACAAGCGAATTTGGATTTGCAACTACTTGATGAGCTGAATAAAGGATTGAAGCTTGGAGGAACTTACCAGATCGGTGGAGATGCCCAAGAATTAAATTTAAAAGGCTCCCTCAATCAAATGGAATTGATATTATTCCAACCCTTTGTTCGAAGTTTAACCTCACAACTTCAAGGGAAAATGAATGCTGAAATTCAAATTGGCGGAAGCTTAAAACATCCTGAATTCAATGGGATATCGAAAATAGAATATGCGTCGTTCAACGTTAATTATCTTAAGACTTCCTATAACCTGAGTAATCAAACCGTGTTATTAGACAAGAATAATATTATGCTGAGCAACTTAACGTTCAATGATCACAAAGGACATCAAGCTGTTGCCAATGGTATTGTAAACCTGAATAAACTGAGCAACCCTTACATCGACGTTGACGTGGTAACTAAAAACACCATGATATTAAACACGACTTACAAGGATAATAACCTCTATTTCGGGACGGCTTATGCGACCGGTACATTCCGATTTAAAGGTGCTACCTCGGCAATTGACATTAACATTAAAGCACGCTCAGAAGATAACACGGCAATCACAATCCCTTTCAATTCCGCAATGACCGTAACGGACAGTGATTTTATCTACTTTGTAAGTAATGATTCCAGCAAAAATAAACAGCAGGAATCGAAGTATTTATTGAAAGGAATGACAATGAATATGGACTTAGAGCTAACGCCTACCGCTGAAGTCAATCTACAGACTGACTTGGGTTCATTAAAAGGTAATGGTACTGGGGAGATTACGTTGAAAGTTTCTAGTCTTGGGGATTTCGAAATGTTTGGTGACTACACGGTTAATTCAGGAAAGTTCCACTTTACGGCGCAAGATTTCTTTAACAAATTCTTTGATATAAAGCAAGGTGGTACGATTCGATGGACTGGTTCTCCGTCCGGCGCTAACATCAACATGACAGCGATTTATCAACAAAGAACGTCGATATCACCCTTGTACAATGCGGCGGGTCGCTCGGGTCAAGATGAACGCGTGATGGCGCAGGCCGATATGAACATCAAAGGTACCTTGAGTCAACCTGATGTTTCCTTTGATTTAAATTTCCCTCAAACTCCTTACGTTAAAGACGAATTACAAGCGTATTTGAGTGATGCAAATAACGTCAATCAACAAGCTTTAAGCCTTATTGTACGCCGGAGTTTCACGGCGAGTTCGAACAATGAATTGGGTCGCGAAGTAAATAACACCCTACTGTCTGCGGGAACAGAGATTGCGTTCAATCAATTAAATAACATCTTAGCGCAGTCATTAAAGATTGACTTCCTAGATTTCAATATTCGTTCGCTGAACGACGCGTCTGCGTCATTTAGATTCTTTAATGATCGATTAGTGCTTACTGGAGGTATCGTTGATCGAAGGAACGTGCAGACCACGGATTTAACATTCTTTTCCAACAAAGTTGCTACCGACGCTGAATTGACCTTCAAACTACGTCGCGATGGTAATCTAATGTTTCGCGCATATAATCGCTTGAATACTCGAAACATCTTATTCACCCCTACCGATGATTATATCAATGCGGTTGGATTGATTTATCGTCAGGAATTTAATACGTTGGGAGAGTTCTGGAGAAAATTATGGAATTGGAGTGGAAATCGTAGTGACTTACCATTATCAACAAGCCCATCTTTAGACTCTGTAAAAACAGAAAGAAATTAA
- a CDS encoding transketolase: MSADINKLEQIASQVRRDIVRMVHACQSGHPGGSLGCTDYFVALYFHAMKNDPSFNMDGIGEDLFFLSNGHISPVFYSTLARAGYFPVSELATFRKLNSRLQGHPTTHEHLPGIRVASGSLGQGLSVALGAAQAKKLNKDNSLVYVLMGDGELQEGQVWEAAMYAPHNKMDNIIAAVDYNHAQIDGSTDTVLSLGDLRAKWEAFGWDVLEVAKGNDMASVVAGIDEAKSRTGKGKPVIILLHTEMGSGVDFMMGSHKWHGVAPNDEQLASALNQIPATIGDY, encoded by the coding sequence ATGAGTGCAGATATAAACAAGCTTGAACAGATTGCTTCTCAAGTAAGAAGAGACATTGTTCGCATGGTACATGCATGTCAATCCGGACACCCAGGTGGTTCTCTAGGTTGTACAGATTATTTTGTAGCATTGTACTTCCACGCAATGAAAAACGATCCTTCCTTCAACATGGATGGTATTGGTGAAGACTTATTCTTCTTATCGAATGGGCACATTTCTCCTGTATTTTACAGTACTTTAGCTAGAGCGGGCTACTTCCCAGTGAGTGAATTAGCGACATTCCGTAAACTTAATTCTAGACTACAGGGACACCCTACTACCCACGAGCACCTTCCAGGGATTCGTGTAGCGTCAGGATCTTTAGGTCAGGGCTTATCGGTAGCTCTTGGTGCTGCACAAGCTAAGAAGTTGAATAAAGACAACAGCTTAGTATATGTATTAATGGGTGACGGAGAGTTACAAGAAGGACAAGTATGGGAAGCAGCGATGTATGCTCCACATAACAAGATGGACAACATCATTGCAGCGGTTGACTACAACCACGCGCAAATTGATGGTTCTACAGATACGGTTCTTTCTTTAGGTGATCTTCGTGCGAAATGGGAAGCATTTGGTTGGGATGTGCTAGAAGTAGCAAAAGGAAACGATATGGCTTCTGTTGTTGCTGGTATTGATGAAGCAAAATCACGTACAGGAAAAGGTAAACCAGTGATCATCTTATTACATACCGAAATGGGTAGTGGTGTTGATTTCATGATGGGATCCCATAAATGGCATGGTGTTGCTCCTAATGATGAGCAATTAGCAAGCGCATTGAATCAGATTCCTGCAACCATTGGCGATTATTAA
- a CDS encoding transketolase family protein, with product MKKYTYTESKDTRSGFGAGLLEAGQQNENVVALCADLIGSLKMNDFIKAYPERFFQIGIAEANMMGIAAGLTIGGKIPFTGTFANFSTGRVYDQIRQSIAYSGKNVKICASHAGLTLGEDGATHQILEDIGLMKMLPGMTVINPCDYNQTKAATIALVDHEGPAYLRFGRPVVPNFTPADQKFEIGKAVMLNEGADVTIIATGHLVWEAIQAGEELEKEGINAEIINIHTIKPLDAAAILKSVAKTKCVVTAEEHNRLGGLGDSVAQVLAKELPTPQEYVAVDDSFGESGTPAQLMEKYGLTAADIVKAAKKVISRK from the coding sequence ATGAAAAAATATACATATACAGAATCAAAAGACACACGCTCAGGCTTTGGTGCCGGCTTACTAGAAGCAGGACAGCAAAACGAAAATGTTGTAGCGTTATGTGCTGACTTGATCGGTTCATTGAAAATGAACGACTTTATAAAAGCTTATCCTGAACGTTTCTTCCAAATTGGTATTGCGGAAGCAAACATGATGGGTATTGCAGCAGGATTAACTATCGGTGGAAAGATTCCTTTCACTGGTACATTTGCAAACTTCTCTACAGGTCGTGTTTATGACCAAATCCGTCAATCTATTGCCTATTCAGGTAAGAATGTAAAGATTTGTGCTTCTCACGCTGGATTAACATTAGGTGAAGATGGTGCAACACACCAAATCTTGGAAGACATCGGTTTGATGAAGATGTTGCCAGGTATGACTGTGATTAATCCATGTGATTACAATCAAACAAAAGCAGCTACTATTGCGTTAGTAGACCATGAAGGACCTGCATATTTACGTTTCGGCCGTCCTGTTGTTCCTAACTTCACACCTGCAGATCAAAAATTCGAAATTGGTAAAGCTGTGATGTTAAACGAAGGCGCTGACGTAACAATTATCGCTACCGGACATTTAGTATGGGAAGCTATCCAAGCGGGTGAAGAATTAGAGAAAGAAGGCATTAATGCAGAAATCATTAATATTCACACGATTAAACCATTGGATGCTGCTGCGATTTTAAAATCTGTTGCAAAAACAAAATGTGTGGTTACTGCTGAAGAACACAACCGTTTAGGTGGTTTAGGTGATAGCGTTGCACAAGTTTTAGCGAAGGAACTTCCAACTCCACAAGAATATGTAGCGGTAGATGATAGCTTTGGCGAATCAGGAACTCCGGCACAATTGATGGAGAAATATGGTTTAACAGCTGCAGATATTGTTAAAGCAGCGAAAAAAGTAATTAGCAGAAAATAA
- a CDS encoding RNA polymerase sigma factor encodes MEDSLIIAKFADEKTREEAFRELLKKYQQKIYWHVRRMVLDHDDADDVVQDIFIKVWRNLEKFREDSQLYTWLYRIATNECITFLNKKKQKQNVSLDDETSAYLSETLADGSYFNGDRAQQKLQEALLTLPDKQRLVFNMKYFEDLKYEEISDVLGTSVGALKASYHLAVKKIENFFAKND; translated from the coding sequence ATGGAAGATTCCCTGATCATTGCGAAGTTCGCCGATGAGAAAACTCGTGAGGAAGCATTTCGCGAGTTATTAAAAAAGTACCAGCAGAAAATCTATTGGCACGTCAGAAGAATGGTTTTAGACCATGACGACGCAGATGATGTTGTGCAGGATATCTTTATTAAAGTCTGGCGGAATCTCGAGAAGTTCAGAGAAGATTCACAATTGTACACTTGGTTGTACAGGATTGCGACTAATGAATGCATTACTTTCTTAAATAAGAAAAAACAAAAGCAGAATGTTTCATTGGATGATGAAACATCTGCTTATTTATCAGAGACTTTAGCTGACGGTTCTTATTTCAATGGAGATCGCGCGCAGCAAAAACTACAAGAAGCCTTATTAACGCTTCCTGATAAACAACGCTTGGTTTTCAATATGAAATATTTTGAGGACTTGAAGTATGAGGAAATTTCGGATGTGCTTGGCACCAGTGTCGGCGCTTTAAAAGCGTCATATCATTTGGCTGTTAAGAAGATAGAGAACTTTTTTGCCAAGAACGATTAA
- a CDS encoding aspartate aminotransferase family protein, translating to MISNRELFLKNTAQTSESPRLIEVERAEGIYLYGPDGQSYMDLVSGFNVSNIGHRHPKVLNAIQNQLDKFMHVTVYGEFVQAPQVQFATSLLAVLPSSYESVYLTNSGTEAVEGSMKIAKKFTGRREIIAAKEAYHGSTQGALSLIGNEEYRQAYAPLLPGISFINYNSLPDLEKISQETAAVIVEAIQGEAGVRVPDKTYMQALRKKCDETGALLIFDEIQTGFGRTGKLFAFEHFDIIPDVLMLAKGIGGGMPLGAFVARKEIMDVIKSNPMLGHITTFGGHPVSCAAAKASLEVIIEEQLVEKVASKAALFREELAIPQIKEIRGLGLMMCLQLENFDQVYAVSNYCAEQGLIIDWYLHCETALRVAPPLTITEEEIKQACKIIRAGIAKYC from the coding sequence ATGATAAGTAATAGAGAATTATTCTTAAAAAATACAGCCCAGACTTCAGAGTCACCAAGACTAATTGAAGTTGAGCGAGCAGAGGGCATCTATCTTTACGGTCCAGACGGACAATCCTATATGGACCTGGTTTCGGGATTCAATGTCAGTAATATCGGTCACCGACACCCGAAGGTCTTAAATGCAATTCAGAATCAGCTAGACAAGTTTATGCATGTCACTGTTTATGGAGAGTTTGTGCAAGCTCCGCAGGTACAATTTGCGACTAGTTTGCTAGCGGTTTTACCAAGCTCTTATGAGTCTGTTTACCTTACGAATTCAGGTACCGAAGCGGTTGAAGGATCGATGAAAATCGCTAAGAAATTTACGGGTCGCCGAGAAATAATCGCTGCAAAAGAAGCCTACCACGGTAGCACTCAAGGAGCGCTAAGTTTAATTGGCAATGAAGAATATCGTCAGGCATATGCTCCTCTCCTTCCTGGTATTTCTTTTATTAACTACAATAGTCTTCCTGACTTAGAAAAGATCAGCCAGGAGACCGCAGCAGTAATCGTAGAAGCGATACAAGGGGAAGCTGGTGTTCGTGTCCCAGACAAGACTTATATGCAAGCCTTGCGAAAGAAATGCGATGAGACAGGAGCGCTTTTAATTTTTGATGAGATTCAAACCGGGTTTGGTCGAACAGGCAAACTCTTTGCATTTGAACATTTTGATATCATTCCTGATGTGCTTATGCTAGCCAAAGGAATTGGTGGAGGCATGCCATTAGGTGCTTTCGTAGCCCGTAAGGAAATAATGGATGTCATCAAAAGCAACCCGATGCTAGGTCATATTACGACTTTTGGGGGGCATCCTGTTAGTTGTGCCGCAGCAAAAGCTTCTTTAGAGGTCATTATCGAAGAACAATTGGTTGAAAAAGTAGCCTCCAAAGCTGCATTATTTCGTGAGGAATTAGCGATTCCACAGATCAAAGAAATTCGAGGATTAGGATTAATGATGTGCTTACAACTTGAGAATTTTGATCAGGTCTATGCGGTAAGTAATTACTGTGCGGAACAGGGATTAATAATCGACTGGTATTTACATTGCGAAACGGCTCTTCGCGTTGCTCCACCATTGACGATAACAGAAGAAGAGATTAAACAAGCTTGTAAAATTATTCGTGCGGGAATTGCCAAATATTGCTAG